In a genomic window of Oncorhynchus kisutch isolate 150728-3 linkage group LG9, Okis_V2, whole genome shotgun sequence:
- the LOC109896644 gene encoding transmembrane and coiled-coil domain protein 3-like isoform X2, whose amino-acid sequence MKKHFTTIPLIHVTEAERGSDGNNILSLPVPMRRGGSESNLVSEGGVGLDFTKGRLAIDSLQQKILKVTEQIKVEQTARDQNVAEYLKLVNNADKQQVARIRQVFEKKNQKSAHSIAQLQRKLEQYHRRMKEEANGAKHPPRDARGEGGKEGQKDGSLRDVSSASARNPAMDKVKTIGPGVSLSPPFFFNKSREFANLIRNKFGSADNIAHMKSSMETGAGLQAEGGGRALSGSATTIAKAKYPSDDECSTGTSVSADSNGNPAGGSGLGSGGGPGRSDSQARLGEVLEEVREIREAQAQLAEDMESLKRQFKSDYSFITQTLQEERYRFERLEDQLNDLTELHQHETSNLKQELASIEEKVAYQAYERARDIQEALESCQTRVSKLELQQQQQQTVQVENTDAKVLLGKCINIMLAIVTVILVCVSTAAKFTAPLLRSRMHLAFTCMGLSLLVVIWKNWEHLQCALERMLLPH is encoded by the exons atgaagaagcACTTCACGACCATCCCACTCATCCACGTCACAGAG gcgGAGCGTGGCAGCGATGGTAACAACATCCTCAGCCTCCCGGTACCGATGCGGCGGGGGGGCTCTGAGTCCAACCTGGTGTCTGAGGGGGGCGTGGGCCTGGACTTCACTAAGGGCCGTCTGGCCATCGACAGCCTGCAGCAGAAGATACTCAAG GTGACAGAGCAGATCAAGGTGGAACAGACAGCCAGGGACCAGAACGTGGCAGAGTACCTCAAACTGGTCAACAACGCTGACAAGCAGCAGGTGGCACGCATACGCCAG GTGTTTGAGAAGAAGAACCAGAAGTCTGCCCACAGCATCGCCCAGCTGCAGAGGAAGCTGGAGCAGTACCACCGTCGCATGAAGGAGGAGGCCAACGGGGCCAAGCACCCGCCCAGGGATGCCCGGGGGGAGGGGGGCAAGGAGGGCCAAAAGGACGGCAGCCTGCGGGACGTCAGCTCGGCCAGCGCGCGCAACCCGGCAATGGACAAGGTCAAGACCATCGGCCCCGGGGTCTCCCTCTCGCCCCCCTTCTTCTTCAACAAGTCGCGGGAGTTCGCCAACCTCATCCGCAACAAGTTCGGCAGCGCAGACAACATTGCCCACATGAAGAGCTCCATGGAGACGGGGGCGGGGCTCCAGGCAGAAGGCGGGGGCCGGGCGCTGAGCGGCAGCGCCACCACGATTGCCAAGGCCAAGTACCCCAGCGACGACGAATGTTCCACGGGGACCTCTGTGTCGGCAGACTCCAACGGGAACCCGGCGGGGGGGTcggggttggggtcagggggtGGGCCGGGGAGGTCAGACTCTCAAGCGAGGCTGGGGGAGGTGCTGGAGGAGGTCAGGGAGATTAGGGAGGCCCAGGCACAGCTGGCCGAGGACATGGAGTCACTGAAAAGACAGTTCAAGAGTGACTACAGCTTCATCACACAGACGCTgcaggaggagagatacag GTTTGAGCGGTTAGAGGACCAGTTAAATGACCTGACAGAGTTGCACCAGCATGAGACCAGTAACCTGAAGCAGGAGCTGGCCAGCATCGAGGAGAAGGTGGCTTACCAGGCCTACGAGAGAGCTAGGGACATccag GAGGCTCTGGAGTCGTGTCAGACGCGTGTCTCTAAGCTGGagctccagcagcagcagcagcagacggTACAGGTGGAGAACACAGACGCCAAGGTGCTGCTGGGGAAATGCATCAACATCATGCTGGCCATCGTCACGGTGATCCTGGTGTGCGTTTCCACGGCGGCCAAATTCACCGCGCCCCTCCTGCGGAGCCGCATGCACCTGGCTTTCACCTGCATGGGTTTGTCCCTACTTGTGGTCATCTGGAAGAACTGGGAGCACCTACAGTGTGCCCTGGAACGCATGCTCCTCCCACACTGA
- the LOC109896644 gene encoding transmembrane and coiled-coil domain protein 3-like isoform X1 — protein sequence MPSADTSSSEVERYNICGEMAERGSDGNNILSLPVPMRRGGSESNLVSEGGVGLDFTKGRLAIDSLQQKILKVTEQIKVEQTARDQNVAEYLKLVNNADKQQVARIRQVFEKKNQKSAHSIAQLQRKLEQYHRRMKEEANGAKHPPRDARGEGGKEGQKDGSLRDVSSASARNPAMDKVKTIGPGVSLSPPFFFNKSREFANLIRNKFGSADNIAHMKSSMETGAGLQAEGGGRALSGSATTIAKAKYPSDDECSTGTSVSADSNGNPAGGSGLGSGGGPGRSDSQARLGEVLEEVREIREAQAQLAEDMESLKRQFKSDYSFITQTLQEERYRFERLEDQLNDLTELHQHETSNLKQELASIEEKVAYQAYERARDIQEALESCQTRVSKLELQQQQQQTVQVENTDAKVLLGKCINIMLAIVTVILVCVSTAAKFTAPLLRSRMHLAFTCMGLSLLVVIWKNWEHLQCALERMLLPH from the exons ATGCCCAGTGCCGATACAAGTTCATCAGAAGTGGAGCGATATAACATCTGCGGCGAAATG gcgGAGCGTGGCAGCGATGGTAACAACATCCTCAGCCTCCCGGTACCGATGCGGCGGGGGGGCTCTGAGTCCAACCTGGTGTCTGAGGGGGGCGTGGGCCTGGACTTCACTAAGGGCCGTCTGGCCATCGACAGCCTGCAGCAGAAGATACTCAAG GTGACAGAGCAGATCAAGGTGGAACAGACAGCCAGGGACCAGAACGTGGCAGAGTACCTCAAACTGGTCAACAACGCTGACAAGCAGCAGGTGGCACGCATACGCCAG GTGTTTGAGAAGAAGAACCAGAAGTCTGCCCACAGCATCGCCCAGCTGCAGAGGAAGCTGGAGCAGTACCACCGTCGCATGAAGGAGGAGGCCAACGGGGCCAAGCACCCGCCCAGGGATGCCCGGGGGGAGGGGGGCAAGGAGGGCCAAAAGGACGGCAGCCTGCGGGACGTCAGCTCGGCCAGCGCGCGCAACCCGGCAATGGACAAGGTCAAGACCATCGGCCCCGGGGTCTCCCTCTCGCCCCCCTTCTTCTTCAACAAGTCGCGGGAGTTCGCCAACCTCATCCGCAACAAGTTCGGCAGCGCAGACAACATTGCCCACATGAAGAGCTCCATGGAGACGGGGGCGGGGCTCCAGGCAGAAGGCGGGGGCCGGGCGCTGAGCGGCAGCGCCACCACGATTGCCAAGGCCAAGTACCCCAGCGACGACGAATGTTCCACGGGGACCTCTGTGTCGGCAGACTCCAACGGGAACCCGGCGGGGGGGTcggggttggggtcagggggtGGGCCGGGGAGGTCAGACTCTCAAGCGAGGCTGGGGGAGGTGCTGGAGGAGGTCAGGGAGATTAGGGAGGCCCAGGCACAGCTGGCCGAGGACATGGAGTCACTGAAAAGACAGTTCAAGAGTGACTACAGCTTCATCACACAGACGCTgcaggaggagagatacag GTTTGAGCGGTTAGAGGACCAGTTAAATGACCTGACAGAGTTGCACCAGCATGAGACCAGTAACCTGAAGCAGGAGCTGGCCAGCATCGAGGAGAAGGTGGCTTACCAGGCCTACGAGAGAGCTAGGGACATccag GAGGCTCTGGAGTCGTGTCAGACGCGTGTCTCTAAGCTGGagctccagcagcagcagcagcagacggTACAGGTGGAGAACACAGACGCCAAGGTGCTGCTGGGGAAATGCATCAACATCATGCTGGCCATCGTCACGGTGATCCTGGTGTGCGTTTCCACGGCGGCCAAATTCACCGCGCCCCTCCTGCGGAGCCGCATGCACCTGGCTTTCACCTGCATGGGTTTGTCCCTACTTGTGGTCATCTGGAAGAACTGGGAGCACCTACAGTGTGCCCTGGAACGCATGCTCCTCCCACACTGA